The Rhodocytophaga rosea genome has a segment encoding these proteins:
- a CDS encoding T9SS type A sorting domain-containing protein, with the protein MKIKMFFCLLLFIQILIGTTTSAQQNLYLSSTSGDDSGGANDCTTAGFPCLTIAHAFTQADPDLSVKVVINVASGSTYNGPITINRSNITLRGAFENTKPVGGNRDDKSIESVFQFAANSITINNGVNDITIEGFEFRSGIHSTTTGMVTFAAGSTNSNIVLRRNSIVGNSRYSGGTTSNSRVQPFLVKAVGGSLTNIQIVENRFYGYGNRATNVIEVNSAESGVIRGNIFGSATEYTNNLDETSNYLDKGILLSSVKNFAIAQNIFQTINFSAIELLGTLNTGVAINDAIVRIDSNVFDRTNSELGTSGTFGVTEPTIAAGILLRPHNDVSDINNFNGDSVLIRFNDFVDNNRYAIAIPNANNNFTTKSIKIFSNRFSVNNFGNSYADLYVGTDTKTNNGIIDANANWWGNTTSPFSPIALTTPGLGTDIQGAAANTATGIIQTYISLSSNTDNNLVSYAFIPNKVAIGRSTSALLKEIFNAIAEDWTLELPVSDYENAPAIPIVVRSFTLNPLDVTTDGELLPGFILNGTNTDGSTPIITLNKNIQIANGDDLTLTRGKIQLGVYTMRVLGASGLPEGNANSYIITNSTGKLLQTGIGASKTGEVIFPIGPDNISYTPARITNAGVSNDFSVVVKPGIVTLGNDGNTVTEDAVDLEWDVINETLLGTPNVTLTLQWNGDPVTGNEQLNFDRSISYMAHYTGGKWVNLELPPGTAAVAGSIPGDSWKKTASGITSFSPFAIGSPGAALPVTLVDFKAALKNNDVELSWITASEKENDYFSVERSDDGSTFSEIGKINGKGTTDISNAYNFTDVFATEIGRDVLYYRLKQVDTDGKFSYSKIQDVVLQNWALRLFPNPADHIVNIALPGKVHLQVISTQGQVVIEKKFESLTQLNVSGLPKGMYIFKLTNGRNILFRKVNIY; encoded by the coding sequence ATGAAAATAAAAATGTTTTTTTGCCTGCTATTATTTATCCAGATATTAATTGGAACTACAACTTCGGCACAACAGAATCTGTACTTAAGCAGCACATCGGGAGATGACAGTGGGGGTGCAAATGATTGTACAACTGCAGGATTCCCATGTTTGACAATAGCTCATGCTTTTACACAAGCCGATCCTGATTTATCTGTAAAAGTGGTTATTAATGTTGCTTCCGGTTCTACTTATAATGGACCTATTACAATAAATCGTTCCAATATTACTTTACGTGGAGCATTTGAGAATACTAAACCTGTAGGTGGCAACCGAGATGACAAGTCTATAGAAAGTGTATTTCAATTTGCAGCCAATAGCATTACAATAAATAATGGAGTGAATGACATTACCATTGAGGGATTTGAATTCAGGAGTGGTATACACTCGACTACTACTGGAATGGTTACTTTTGCAGCTGGTAGTACTAATTCAAATATTGTTCTCAGGCGTAATTCTATTGTAGGAAATTCACGGTACAGTGGAGGAACGACCTCTAATAGCCGTGTACAGCCTTTTCTTGTGAAAGCTGTAGGTGGTAGTCTTACTAATATACAGATAGTTGAAAATCGTTTCTATGGTTACGGAAATAGAGCTACCAATGTAATAGAAGTAAATTCAGCGGAAAGTGGTGTAATCAGGGGTAATATATTTGGGTCGGCAACTGAATATACTAATAACCTTGATGAAACTTCAAATTATTTAGACAAAGGAATTTTGTTAAGCAGTGTAAAAAACTTTGCCATAGCTCAGAACATATTTCAGACTATAAATTTTAGCGCTATAGAATTATTAGGAACACTGAATACCGGTGTTGCCATCAATGATGCTATTGTGCGTATAGATTCAAATGTATTCGACAGAACGAATTCAGAGCTAGGTACTTCAGGGACATTTGGTGTAACAGAACCTACAATTGCTGCCGGTATTTTGCTTCGGCCTCATAATGATGTAAGTGATATTAATAATTTTAATGGCGATTCAGTATTAATTCGATTTAATGATTTTGTAGATAATAATAGATATGCGATTGCTATTCCTAATGCTAATAATAACTTTACTACTAAAAGTATAAAAATATTTAGTAACCGATTTAGTGTAAATAATTTTGGTAACTCCTATGCAGACTTATATGTAGGTACAGATACAAAAACCAATAATGGTATAATTGACGCTAATGCAAACTGGTGGGGAAATACTACTTCCCCTTTTTCTCCAATTGCATTAACTACTCCTGGTTTAGGCACTGATATTCAGGGCGCCGCAGCAAATACTGCAACAGGCATTATCCAAACATATATTTCCCTATCTTCAAATACTGATAATAATCTAGTAAGCTATGCTTTCATACCGAATAAAGTAGCAATAGGCAGAAGTACGTCTGCTCTATTAAAGGAAATATTTAATGCAATAGCTGAAGATTGGACGCTGGAACTACCTGTAAGTGATTATGAAAATGCTCCTGCTATCCCTATAGTTGTACGTTCATTTACGTTAAACCCTCTTGATGTAACTACTGATGGTGAGTTACTCCCTGGATTCATCTTAAATGGCACCAACACTGATGGCTCTACACCTATTATCACCTTAAACAAAAATATACAAATAGCCAATGGTGATGATTTAACCTTAACAAGAGGCAAAATCCAACTGGGAGTCTATACCATGAGAGTATTGGGTGCATCTGGTTTGCCGGAAGGAAATGCCAACAGTTATATTATTACCAATAGTACCGGCAAATTGTTACAAACCGGGATCGGTGCTAGTAAAACCGGGGAAGTAATTTTTCCAATAGGTCCGGATAATATTTCATATACTCCAGCCAGAATTACCAATGCAGGTGTAAGTAACGATTTTTCTGTAGTTGTGAAACCTGGAATTGTAACACTTGGCAATGATGGAAATACAGTTACAGAAGATGCTGTAGATTTGGAATGGGATGTTATAAATGAAACACTTCTTGGTACGCCTAATGTTACTCTTACTTTGCAATGGAATGGCGATCCAGTAACTGGAAATGAGCAGTTAAATTTTGATCGTTCCATAAGCTATATGGCTCATTATACTGGTGGTAAATGGGTAAATCTGGAACTACCACCAGGGACTGCTGCTGTAGCAGGAAGTATTCCTGGAGATTCCTGGAAAAAAACAGCTTCTGGTATTACCAGTTTTTCGCCGTTTGCCATAGGAAGCCCTGGGGCGGCATTACCAGTAACACTGGTGGATTTTAAAGCAGCTTTGAAAAACAACGATGTGGAGCTTTCCTGGATCACAGCTTCTGAAAAAGAGAATGATTATTTTTCTGTGGAACGTAGTGATGATGGAAGCACTTTTAGTGAAATAGGTAAGATAAATGGCAAAGGAACTACAGATATTTCAAACGCTTATAATTTTACTGATGTATTTGCTACTGAAATAGGTAGGGATGTATTGTATTACCGGCTTAAGCAGGTGGATACAGATGGCAAATTTTCATATTCCAAAATCCAGGATGTAGTATTGCAGAACTGGGCTTTGCGTCTATTCCCTAATCCTGCTGATCATATCGTAAATATTGCTTTACCAGGAAAGGTACATCTTCAGGTAATTAGTACCCAGGGACAGGTAGTTATAGAAAAGAAATTTGAATCGCTTACTCAACTAAATGTTTCTGGTTTGCCTAAAGGAATGTATATTTTCAAGCTTACCAATGGCAGGAATATATTGTTTAGAAAAGTGAATATATACTAG
- a CDS encoding TerC family protein, giving the protein MELQELLTTEAIISLLTLTLLEIVLGIDNIIFISIVSDKLPKEQQKRARSIGILLALVVRVALLFGISWIVSLKEPLFYAFKMGFSGRDIILFLGGLFLLAKSTTEIHHKLEGATGESETPKVVSMRSAIIQIVLLDIVFSFDSILTAVGLVDSVYIMIIAVVIALGVMLAFAQAISNFVNKHPSIKMLALSFLIMIGLLLVAEAFHVHVPKGYVYFAMAFSLLVEMLNLRLDKKNNAVKLRSKYVAENEKPDIKEPKKEVIVK; this is encoded by the coding sequence ATGGAACTTCAAGAGCTTTTAACCACCGAAGCCATCATCAGTTTGTTAACTTTAACTTTGCTGGAGATTGTATTGGGAATTGACAATATCATATTTATATCAATCGTATCAGATAAATTACCTAAAGAACAACAAAAAAGAGCCCGGAGTATAGGGATTTTACTTGCACTGGTCGTACGGGTTGCCTTATTATTTGGAATCTCCTGGATCGTAAGCTTAAAAGAACCTTTGTTTTATGCCTTCAAAATGGGATTCAGCGGCCGGGATATTATTCTGTTTCTGGGTGGTTTATTCTTACTGGCAAAAAGTACAACTGAAATTCACCATAAGCTGGAAGGCGCAACCGGGGAAAGTGAAACACCTAAAGTTGTAAGCATGCGTTCAGCCATTATTCAGATCGTATTACTCGATATTGTATTTTCTTTCGATTCTATTCTGACGGCTGTTGGCTTAGTTGACAGTGTATATATTATGATTATTGCGGTAGTGATTGCCTTGGGCGTAATGCTTGCATTTGCACAAGCCATCAGCAATTTTGTAAATAAACATCCTTCTATCAAAATGCTGGCTTTGTCCTTCCTGATTATGATTGGTTTATTGCTGGTAGCCGAAGCATTCCATGTACACGTACCAAAAGGTTATGTATATTTCGCAATGGCCTTCTCATTACTGGTTGAGATGCTGAACCTGCGTTTAGATAAGAAGAATAATGCTGTTAAACTCCGCAGTAAATATGTGGCAGAAAATGAAAAACCGGATATAAAAGAACCTAAGAAAGAAGTAATAGTAAAATAA
- a CDS encoding YhdP family protein encodes MKKLFLYSLAACLVILVTATSIIYIYQDQIIRLFVNELNKSLTAKVAVKKIELSLFDKFPQVALSFTQLEIEGALPEHKKPLAKADRLYLTFDFWNIFSGKYKVNEVFLEEADVQIMVDKKGDENYQIFKKGDSTGTSQEVNFDLEQIHLNKVKVIYTDLKNEQVYDLFANETAASLQVKAEEVFVTLKGSLKSHAINIGKYRYFTDKDISLESKLVYHLGKRYLQIKPSVVEVKRSAFLVEGIFENHSQGNIDLQLKGQNTDIQTIVSLLPTQYSNELSVYKSKGKVYFDSQIKGPTFRGSVPAIQVQFGCEDASLYQQDIGKRIENTFVTGRFSNGKKFNRSTSSIELTNIKGVLEGKPFTGNFSMSNFDNPYLNFDISGQLDVASLLAFYPLKEFAQANGSLLADISFEGKLMDLRAKAVNQFVRTSGNIQIKDVSFQLTDNPVPFRQINGGFAFDKSDLMVNNLQGYAGNSDFTINGSFKNILAYIFFKDQRLEAEAELSSKMLDFDQLLSKNADLDTEAKQKNASADNYRFAISPGLALDITCKVDQLKFRRFKASQIEGNLQVANQMAKGRDIRFKAADGNIQMEGTLDARQSERMQVNCDAAFKNIAIDSVFFMFENFDQEFITDKHLRGQVTALVQTSMTFNSQLDLDAASLQADAQTLVANGGLINFDPMQKLSKFINEQDLANIRFSEMENNIHIANRTVYIPEMEIRSNVSNISIRGTHTFDQVMDYRLKIPTYNLSRKRAVAVADGEKTSNLFLSIKGTADDYKIAYDQEAVKEKIKEDIKEEKQELKSLFKSKKTQPDPSETAKKKTAETKEEFFDW; translated from the coding sequence TTGAAAAAGTTATTCTTGTACAGTCTGGCTGCCTGTTTGGTTATACTTGTTACGGCTACCTCTATTATTTATATATATCAGGATCAAATTATCCGGCTTTTTGTAAATGAGCTGAACAAAAGCCTTACAGCCAAAGTAGCTGTTAAAAAAATTGAACTGTCTTTGTTTGATAAATTCCCTCAGGTTGCCCTGAGTTTTACCCAACTGGAAATAGAAGGTGCCTTACCAGAACACAAAAAACCTTTAGCAAAAGCTGACCGCTTGTATCTTACCTTTGACTTCTGGAATATATTTTCAGGCAAATACAAAGTGAATGAAGTTTTTCTGGAAGAAGCAGATGTGCAGATTATGGTAGATAAAAAAGGTGACGAAAACTACCAGATATTCAAGAAAGGAGATTCAACCGGCACCAGCCAGGAGGTAAATTTCGACTTAGAGCAAATCCATCTGAATAAGGTGAAAGTGATTTATACTGATCTGAAAAATGAACAGGTGTACGATTTGTTTGCCAATGAAACAGCTGCCAGTCTACAGGTAAAAGCTGAAGAAGTATTTGTGACTCTAAAAGGCTCCCTGAAAAGCCACGCTATTAATATTGGTAAATACAGATATTTCACCGACAAAGATATCAGCCTGGAAAGTAAATTAGTGTATCATTTAGGAAAAAGATATTTACAGATTAAACCCTCTGTTGTAGAAGTAAAACGCTCTGCCTTTCTGGTTGAAGGTATTTTCGAGAATCATTCTCAGGGAAATATTGATCTGCAGTTAAAAGGTCAAAATACTGATATTCAAACGATAGTTTCTCTACTGCCCACACAATATTCAAATGAACTAAGCGTCTACAAAAGCAAGGGAAAAGTTTATTTCGATAGCCAGATCAAAGGTCCTACTTTCAGAGGATCGGTGCCTGCCATACAAGTACAATTTGGTTGTGAAGATGCCTCTTTGTATCAACAGGACATTGGGAAACGCATTGAAAACACCTTTGTAACCGGCCGTTTTTCTAATGGCAAAAAGTTCAATAGATCTACCTCCAGTATAGAGCTAACCAATATCAAAGGTGTATTGGAAGGCAAGCCTTTCACTGGTAATTTCTCAATGAGTAATTTTGATAATCCTTATTTAAATTTTGATATTTCCGGACAATTAGATGTGGCATCCTTATTGGCATTTTACCCTTTAAAAGAATTTGCACAAGCGAATGGAAGCCTGTTAGCAGATATCAGTTTTGAAGGAAAGCTGATGGATTTACGTGCCAAAGCTGTAAATCAATTTGTGCGGACCAGTGGAAATATTCAGATTAAAGATGTATCATTTCAACTTACAGATAACCCAGTGCCCTTCCGGCAAATAAATGGCGGATTTGCTTTTGATAAAAGTGACCTGATGGTAAACAACTTGCAGGGATATGCCGGAAATTCTGACTTTACTATTAATGGATCATTTAAAAATATACTGGCCTACATATTTTTCAAAGATCAACGTTTAGAAGCGGAGGCAGAACTTAGTTCAAAAATGCTCGACTTTGATCAGTTGCTCTCAAAAAATGCTGATTTAGATACAGAAGCTAAGCAAAAAAATGCGTCTGCAGATAATTACCGGTTTGCTATTTCTCCCGGGCTTGCTTTAGATATTACCTGCAAAGTAGACCAGTTAAAATTCCGCAGGTTTAAAGCCAGCCAAATCGAAGGCAATTTGCAAGTAGCTAATCAAATGGCTAAAGGTCGTGATATCAGATTTAAAGCGGCTGATGGAAATATTCAGATGGAAGGAACCCTGGATGCCCGGCAATCTGAACGTATGCAGGTAAATTGCGATGCGGCTTTTAAAAATATCGCCATCGACAGTGTGTTTTTTATGTTCGAAAATTTTGATCAGGAATTTATTACAGACAAACATTTACGCGGACAAGTTACAGCGCTTGTGCAAACATCTATGACATTTAACAGCCAACTTGATTTGGATGCTGCCAGTTTACAGGCTGATGCACAAACACTTGTAGCCAACGGCGGTTTAATAAATTTTGATCCGATGCAGAAATTATCAAAGTTTATTAATGAGCAGGATCTGGCTAATATCCGCTTCTCCGAAATGGAAAATAATATTCATATTGCCAATCGTACAGTATATATTCCAGAGATGGAGATACGGTCCAATGTTTCTAATATTTCAATACGAGGCACCCATACTTTCGACCAGGTAATGGATTACCGGCTGAAAATTCCTACGTATAACTTAAGCCGGAAAAGGGCTGTAGCTGTAGCAGATGGAGAAAAAACCTCTAATTTGTTTCTAAGCATCAAAGGAACAGCCGATGATTATAAAATAGCTTATGACCAGGAAGCGGTAAAAGAAAAAATCAAAGAGGATATTAAAGAAGAAAAGCAAGAATTGAAAAGCTTATTTAAAAGTAAAAAAACACAACCAGATCCATCGGAAACGGCCAAAAAGAAAACTGCTGAAACAAAAGAAGAATTTTTTGATTGGTAA
- a CDS encoding BamA/TamA family outer membrane protein: MTKYLLLAFFACMSVQSIAQTQPILEQNPPSLRWFQIRTPKFRIIFPEGMEHEAQRTANTMETVYSPVSATLQREPRPISIILQNQTAISNGFVTITPRHSEFFTLPPQDYALLGTNDWIDLLAVHEFRHVVQYDKALRGLSKIFYYLFGGSGLAVTANLAVPGWYWEGDAVGTETALTTSGRGRIPAFYLDFRTFLLTKGPYSYQKAYLGSYRDYITGYYNRYKLGYFMTSHVKRKYGPDAWSNVLNRTYDFPFWPFVFSRSIKKELGLRVQDVYDSTMLEMKGIWEKQLENLPVTEATTKANGRNRVYTSYEFPQFLSDGRILAQKSGLADVETFVILGDSSRKREEKVFVPGYINDSGMLSVVNDKLVWSESAFDPRWSMRDYTVIKTYDIKNNKLKQITHKTRLSAPALSPDGSKIAAVQVSVNNEYNLVILDATTGERLNKLNNPDNNFYLMPRWSPDGKQMVAVVLNRKGKTIQLIDVATGNSQDVIPYNVMNIAHPVMYGNYIYFNSPFNGIDNIYAVNITTGQQYQVTSRKFGAYNPAVSPDGKTIAFNDFTQNGFRIATMPNDTTQWTPLNQVEDRTIDYHEPLIEQEGNRNIVADIPGKKYEINKYNKFRHIFNPYSWSPLAASGDNSVTLSITSQDLLNTALANIGVGYDGNERTGSFFTRLSYQGFYPILDAEFETTARNTGVTVRRQGQEDTVVRDIWREQILSAGFRLPFNFTHSRFSESLNLSAHTNISNVSDRMVENRNGLLHSMRYSLSYQRLHKRSIRDINPKWGQTLAIYYRNTPFGGDFKSELFAVQGNLLFPGLMKHHSFRLRAGYQTEMPSVYPFSTPLTFTRGYSYVSHKEYYNGSVEYRFPLFNPDWAIGKWLYFKRFKGNAFFDYGTGKTGDRTLEYRSIGFDLSTEFHFMRLFVPFELGIRSIYFPLTNTWSFQSLVLEVGF; encoded by the coding sequence ATGACAAAATATTTACTGCTGGCTTTTTTCGCCTGTATGAGTGTGCAGAGTATAGCACAAACACAACCCATTCTGGAACAAAACCCTCCCAGCCTTCGCTGGTTCCAGATCCGGACACCAAAATTCCGTATTATTTTCCCGGAAGGTATGGAACACGAAGCCCAGCGTACTGCCAATACAATGGAAACGGTATACAGTCCGGTATCAGCTACTTTACAAAGAGAACCCCGGCCTATTTCGATTATTTTGCAGAACCAGACGGCGATCAGCAATGGTTTTGTTACCATTACTCCCCGACATTCTGAATTTTTTACTTTACCTCCACAAGATTATGCCTTGCTCGGCACCAACGACTGGATTGATTTACTGGCGGTTCACGAATTCCGGCATGTAGTACAATATGATAAAGCGCTTAGGGGATTATCGAAAATATTTTATTACCTCTTTGGTGGAAGCGGATTAGCCGTAACAGCGAATCTGGCAGTACCCGGCTGGTATTGGGAAGGCGATGCCGTAGGCACAGAAACAGCCCTAACCACCAGTGGACGTGGGCGTATTCCTGCTTTCTACCTGGATTTCCGCACTTTTTTACTGACCAAAGGTCCATACAGTTATCAGAAAGCATATCTGGGTTCTTACAGAGATTATATCACAGGGTATTATAACCGCTATAAACTGGGTTATTTTATGACTTCCCATGTCAAGCGGAAATATGGACCAGACGCCTGGAGCAATGTACTCAACCGGACATATGATTTTCCTTTCTGGCCCTTTGTGTTTTCAAGATCTATTAAAAAAGAATTGGGTTTGAGGGTACAAGATGTATACGACAGCACCATGCTGGAAATGAAAGGCATCTGGGAGAAGCAGTTAGAAAATTTGCCTGTTACGGAAGCTACAACAAAAGCTAATGGCCGCAATAGGGTGTATACCAGTTATGAATTTCCGCAATTCCTTTCAGATGGGCGTATTCTGGCACAAAAATCAGGATTGGCCGATGTAGAAACCTTTGTGATTCTGGGTGATTCTTCCCGGAAAAGAGAGGAAAAAGTATTTGTACCAGGCTATATTAACGATAGCGGCATGCTCTCCGTGGTGAATGATAAACTAGTATGGAGCGAATCAGCCTTTGATCCCCGATGGTCAATGCGTGACTATACAGTGATTAAAACGTATGACATTAAAAATAATAAACTCAAACAAATCACCCACAAAACCCGGCTTAGCGCACCTGCCCTTTCTCCGGACGGAAGTAAAATAGCCGCTGTCCAAGTTTCCGTTAATAATGAATATAATCTTGTCATTCTAGATGCCACTACAGGCGAGCGACTGAACAAGCTCAATAATCCAGACAATAATTTTTACTTGATGCCCAGATGGTCGCCGGATGGAAAACAGATGGTAGCAGTTGTATTAAACCGGAAGGGTAAAACCATTCAATTGATAGATGTAGCAACCGGCAATAGCCAGGATGTAATTCCTTATAACGTTATGAACATTGCCCACCCAGTGATGTACGGGAATTATATTTATTTTAACTCTCCTTTCAATGGGATTGATAATATTTATGCCGTAAATATCACTACCGGACAGCAATACCAGGTAACTTCCCGCAAGTTTGGCGCTTATAATCCCGCCGTTTCGCCTGATGGAAAAACCATTGCTTTTAATGATTTTACCCAAAATGGATTCCGGATTGCCACTATGCCCAATGATACTACCCAATGGACCCCTTTGAACCAGGTAGAAGACCGGACTATTGATTACCATGAACCTTTAATTGAGCAGGAAGGCAATAGAAATATTGTAGCAGATATTCCAGGAAAGAAATACGAAATTAATAAGTACAACAAGTTCAGGCATATTTTTAATCCCTATAGCTGGTCGCCTTTAGCTGCTTCAGGAGATAATTCTGTTACGCTTTCTATTACTTCACAGGATTTACTCAATACAGCACTGGCAAATATTGGCGTTGGTTACGATGGTAATGAGCGAACTGGTAGTTTCTTTACCAGGTTAAGTTACCAGGGATTTTATCCAATATTAGATGCTGAATTTGAAACCACAGCCAGAAATACGGGTGTTACGGTTCGCAGGCAAGGGCAGGAAGATACAGTAGTTCGGGATATATGGCGGGAACAGATACTGAGTGCCGGATTCAGATTGCCTTTCAATTTTACCCATTCCAGATTTTCGGAAAGTCTGAACCTAAGCGCTCATACTAATATTTCCAATGTGTCGGATAGAATGGTAGAGAACAGAAATGGCTTATTACATTCTATGCGGTATAGCCTGAGTTACCAGCGTTTGCACAAACGAAGCATTCGCGACATTAATCCAAAATGGGGGCAGACGTTAGCCATCTATTATAGAAATACGCCTTTTGGCGGTGATTTTAAATCTGAATTATTTGCTGTTCAGGGAAATCTGCTCTTTCCAGGTTTGATGAAGCACCATAGTTTCAGGTTACGGGCAGGATACCAGACTGAGATGCCATCCGTTTATCCATTCAGCACGCCCCTCACTTTTACCAGAGGATACAGCTATGTGAGCCACAAAGAATATTACAATGGTTCGGTAGAATACCGTTTTCCACTATTCAACCCAGACTGGGCTATAGGAAAATGGCTGTATTTTAAGCGGTTCAAGGGTAATGCGTTTTTTGATTATGGTACCGGAAAAACCGGCGACCGTACCCTGGAATACCGCTCAATTGGATTTGATTTAAGCACAGAATTCCACTTTATGCGATTATTTGTGCCTTTTGAACTAGGCATCCGCAGCATATATTTCCCATTAACTAATACCTGGTCCTTCCAGTCGCTGGTACTCGAGGTAGGATTTTGA